The Acidicapsa acidisoli genome contains a region encoding:
- a CDS encoding ABC transporter permease, which translates to MKPFRQVRAFLLRVSGIFGGERRQRSFADEIDCHLQLHIDDNVRLGMPPGQARREAILKLGGIERARQSYRERSTLPMMDDLLRDLRFALRQLRRSPGFAITAILMLALGIGASAAIFAFVDAALLKPLPYRDPTKLVAVTERVKLFPRANLSYPDYLDWKKLNTVFSSFDVYNRNGYMLGTSSGAEPVAGARVSDGFFRTLGVKPLLGRDFYAGEDLPGVAPTVLLTYSAWKLRFSSRQDIVGQTINLSGVPTTVIGVLPEKFQFAPHGAAEFYTPFQGKKGCDLNRGCHSLYGIARLKDGVSISSALAEMKAIAAQLERQYPDTNRGQGATVEPLADVIVGDIRPILLMLLTGAGLLLMIACVNVASLLLVRSESRRREIAVRGALGASRLRLARQFVTEGMVLVLIGCVLGIGLSDGAMQSLLGLIPKAMLLNMPYLVGLKLNRDVLLFSAGVAFLVVILLTVIPMLRVALHGDREGLTDGRRGASGTLWRHFGANLVVLELTIAVILLVSAGLLGKSLYRLLHVDVNFEVSHLATIEVMAPQALYPKDEQLVRLGREVVRRVSALPGVESAGITSVLPVTCNCNTDWIRFVGKPYNGEHNEVNLRDVSADFFKVLHAKLLSGRYFTDAEDASRPKVVIINESLARQYFPGEDPIGKKIGGVTLAPDSLKEIVGVVDDIHEGSLESPIWPAVYYPINQDTDNAFSVVVRTSQSETSLLPQLVRAVRSIDPGIGTAFESTMEQLVEDSQSAYIHRSSAWLVSGFAALALVLSVVGLYGVIAYSVSQRTREIGVRMALGAQRSSVYRLVMREAGRLTFAGIGLGLVSSVGTATLMRKLLFGTAAWDTATLASVGAVLGVSAMLASYIPARRAASVNPVEALRAE; encoded by the coding sequence ATGAAGCCTTTCAGACAAGTCAGGGCGTTTCTTCTGCGCGTCTCCGGAATCTTTGGTGGAGAACGTCGACAGCGTAGCTTTGCAGACGAGATTGATTGCCATCTGCAACTGCATATCGATGACAATGTCCGCCTTGGAATGCCCCCTGGACAGGCGCGCCGCGAGGCCATCTTGAAACTGGGAGGCATCGAACGGGCGCGGCAGAGCTATCGCGAAAGGAGCACTCTTCCCATGATGGATGATTTACTCCGGGATCTCCGGTTTGCACTGCGCCAACTGCGGCGGAGTCCCGGGTTTGCTATTACCGCGATCCTGATGTTGGCGCTTGGAATTGGCGCGAGCGCAGCGATCTTTGCCTTTGTGGATGCGGCTTTACTGAAACCGCTTCCCTATCGCGATCCCACGAAGCTTGTCGCGGTTACGGAACGAGTGAAGCTTTTTCCGCGGGCAAATCTGTCTTATCCGGACTATCTGGATTGGAAGAAGCTTAACACCGTCTTCAGTTCGTTCGATGTGTATAACAGGAATGGCTATATGTTAGGCACATCCTCCGGCGCGGAACCCGTCGCTGGCGCCCGCGTCAGCGACGGGTTCTTTCGCACTCTGGGGGTAAAGCCACTTCTCGGACGCGACTTCTATGCAGGAGAAGATCTGCCGGGCGTGGCGCCCACAGTGCTTCTGACTTATTCGGCCTGGAAGCTACGCTTTTCCTCCCGGCAGGACATTGTCGGTCAGACAATCAATCTAAGTGGAGTTCCAACTACGGTAATCGGTGTACTGCCTGAGAAATTTCAATTTGCACCGCACGGAGCCGCTGAGTTCTACACCCCATTTCAAGGCAAGAAGGGATGCGATCTGAATCGAGGGTGTCACTCCCTTTACGGCATCGCCAGGCTAAAGGATGGAGTCTCGATCAGCAGCGCGCTGGCAGAGATGAAAGCAATTGCGGCACAGCTCGAACGACAATATCCAGATACAAATCGCGGACAGGGTGCAACCGTTGAGCCCCTTGCGGACGTGATTGTTGGCGACATTCGCCCGATTTTGTTGATGCTGCTCACAGGCGCGGGTTTGCTGCTGATGATCGCGTGTGTGAACGTGGCCAGCCTGCTGCTGGTGCGCTCAGAGAGCCGGAGACGTGAAATCGCGGTTCGCGGAGCGCTGGGAGCTTCGCGATTGCGGCTTGCGCGGCAGTTCGTAACGGAAGGAATGGTGCTGGTTCTCATAGGTTGCGTCCTTGGGATTGGCTTGTCCGATGGCGCGATGCAATCGCTGCTGGGACTTATCCCGAAGGCAATGCTGCTCAACATGCCGTATCTGGTCGGGCTCAAACTTAATCGCGACGTACTTCTCTTCAGTGCGGGTGTGGCTTTTCTTGTGGTGATATTGCTTACCGTCATTCCGATGCTACGCGTAGCGCTTCATGGAGATCGTGAGGGACTCACGGATGGAAGACGCGGCGCATCGGGAACCCTTTGGCGTCACTTTGGCGCCAACCTTGTCGTACTGGAACTCACCATTGCCGTCATCCTGCTGGTAAGCGCAGGACTGCTCGGCAAGAGTCTTTATCGGCTGCTTCATGTAGATGTGAACTTTGAGGTAAGTCACCTCGCGACCATAGAGGTTATGGCGCCGCAGGCTCTCTATCCAAAAGACGAACAGTTGGTGCGACTTGGCCGGGAAGTTGTTCGGCGCGTCTCGGCTTTGCCTGGAGTGGAATCCGCGGGGATCACGAGTGTGCTGCCGGTTACATGCAACTGCAATACAGACTGGATACGTTTTGTGGGCAAGCCATACAATGGCGAGCACAACGAAGTAAACCTGCGTGACGTGAGTGCTGATTTCTTCAAAGTACTGCATGCGAAGCTCCTCAGCGGCCGTTACTTCACGGATGCGGAAGACGCGAGCAGGCCAAAGGTTGTCATCATCAACGAATCGCTGGCGCGGCAGTACTTTCCTGGCGAAGATCCAATTGGAAAGAAGATTGGCGGAGTTACACTGGCGCCGGATTCATTGAAAGAGATTGTGGGCGTCGTGGACGATATTCACGAGGGATCGCTGGAGTCACCAATCTGGCCCGCAGTCTACTACCCAATCAACCAGGATACCGACAATGCTTTTTCAGTCGTGGTCAGAACATCGCAGTCCGAGACATCGTTGCTACCGCAGTTGGTGCGCGCAGTTCGCTCGATTGATCCCGGAATTGGGACCGCCTTCGAGTCAACGATGGAGCAACTCGTCGAGGACTCGCAGTCAGCGTACATCCACCGCTCATCGGCATGGCTGGTAAGTGGATTCGCTGCGCTGGCGCTTGTGCTGAGCGTGGTCGGCCTGTATGGCGTGATCGCCTACTCCGTGAGCCAGCGGACACGAGAGATCGGCGTACGCATGGCTCTCGGAGCGCAGCGCAGCTCTGTCTACCGGCTCGTCATGCGCGAAGCCGGTCGCCTGACGTTTGCAGGTATTGGCCTGGGATTGGTTTCTTCCGTCGGCACTGCGACGCTCATGCGTAAGCTGCTATTTGGCACCGCTGCATGGGATACGGCGACACTGGCTTCGGTGGGCGCCGTGCTCGGGGTAAGCGCGATGCTCGCTAGCTATATTCCTGCGCGCCGCGCGGCTTCTGTGAATCCAGTGGAGGCTCTTCGCGCAGAGTAG
- a CDS encoding ABC transporter permease: MTILQQDLAYTFRRISRSPGFAIAVIVSIGLGIAANATIFSMVSRFVLRPAPVGDPSSLLTLHTLHDGDRCCNNFPEPLFKDVRDQARSFSGVAAYNELVPASIGGNGEPERVWGQATSANFFDVLQIPMTLGRGFVREEEDRQVIVLSYRLWQQRFASDPAIAGKPVTLSGRPYTVVGVAPVGFRGIDLILDSEFWVPLGHVTDLVPNLSDRALRNMHWLQVIARLKPGVSRTQAAAELDTLARRLAVAYPATDKGNNFRFEQAGSLPPRDKSSVLLFLTTLCVVVLLVLCIACANVANLLLAQTVGRQREMAVRLALGAMRVRILRQMILESVLLALGGGVLGIVLSLWATQALSRFRLPAPVPLDLTLSVDWRVLAYTFALSVGAGFLFGVIPAWAASRPLLSNALKGEDPFARPGGRFPLRNVLIVIQIAMCVVLLSATGLFLRSLQQAASIDIGFRSSGIVSVSVDPRLNGYSPERTVQFLNQIREKIASQPGVTSAVVTDTVPLTGGGRRDGFHAVVKPKSDSADSQGAPIVELYMITPGYFETMGIPRLAGRDFTNEAETAGLRSAIVNQAFAQKIFGSENPIGQSVSGGGITYQIIGVVGNIKSRTLGEETRPVLFRSLDQTVAYDPAFMGYCILVRSEGNPAQIVNVVRSQIRALDPGIAVYNIQTIQEHLRDAFFLPRLAATLFGVFGAIGLILATVGLYGVISYSVGRRTREIGIRMALGAQAAQVQQLILRQGMLLAAIAVVIGLPAAFALSKLFTSVLYGIRSNDPVTFTLVPLFLAMVALFACWLPARRAARVNPQIVLRCE; encoded by the coding sequence ATGACAATCCTGCAGCAAGACCTCGCCTACACCTTCCGGCGGATATCGCGGTCGCCGGGATTTGCCATAGCGGTTATCGTATCCATCGGTCTTGGCATCGCAGCCAACGCCACGATCTTTTCCATGGTCAGCCGGTTCGTTCTTCGCCCCGCGCCGGTCGGAGATCCCTCATCGCTGCTCACCTTGCATACCCTGCATGATGGCGACCGGTGCTGCAACAACTTCCCTGAGCCGCTTTTCAAAGATGTCCGCGACCAGGCCCGGTCATTCTCAGGAGTCGCTGCTTACAACGAGTTAGTGCCTGCGTCGATTGGCGGGAACGGCGAGCCAGAACGCGTTTGGGGACAGGCTACGTCGGCAAATTTCTTCGATGTGCTGCAGATTCCGATGACGCTTGGCCGAGGCTTTGTGCGCGAGGAAGAGGATCGTCAGGTCATCGTGCTGAGCTATCGCCTCTGGCAGCAGCGCTTTGCCTCAGACCCTGCAATTGCAGGCAAGCCGGTAACACTCTCAGGCCGTCCGTACACCGTCGTTGGCGTTGCGCCAGTGGGATTTCGCGGAATTGATCTGATTCTCGATTCCGAGTTTTGGGTGCCGCTCGGTCATGTCACCGACCTCGTCCCTAATTTGTCTGACCGTGCCTTGCGTAACATGCATTGGCTGCAAGTAATTGCGAGACTCAAGCCCGGAGTGAGCCGAACGCAAGCCGCTGCGGAACTCGACACACTTGCTCGGCGCTTGGCTGTTGCTTATCCTGCGACGGACAAGGGCAACAACTTCCGCTTTGAGCAGGCAGGCTCGTTGCCGCCTCGCGACAAGTCCTCGGTGCTGCTCTTTCTGACGACACTCTGCGTCGTTGTGCTCCTTGTGCTTTGCATAGCGTGCGCCAATGTGGCCAATCTTCTGCTTGCACAGACTGTCGGCCGCCAACGGGAGATGGCGGTGCGGCTCGCTCTTGGAGCAATGCGGGTGCGCATACTTCGGCAGATGATCCTCGAATCCGTGCTTCTCGCTCTCGGTGGCGGAGTACTTGGCATCGTGCTTTCGCTCTGGGCTACTCAGGCGCTTTCGAGATTCCGGCTTCCCGCACCGGTGCCGCTCGATCTTACTTTGAGCGTGGATTGGCGCGTCCTCGCCTATACGTTCGCGCTCAGTGTTGGCGCTGGTTTTCTCTTCGGAGTTATCCCGGCGTGGGCAGCCTCTCGTCCTCTGCTTTCGAACGCGCTGAAGGGGGAGGATCCCTTTGCTCGCCCGGGCGGACGATTTCCATTGCGCAATGTGCTCATTGTTATTCAGATCGCCATGTGCGTGGTTCTTCTGAGTGCTACTGGCCTCTTTCTGCGCAGCCTGCAACAAGCTGCGAGCATCGATATTGGCTTTCGTTCCAGTGGAATAGTCAGCGTATCTGTTGATCCGCGCTTGAACGGCTACTCCCCAGAGCGGACCGTGCAGTTTCTCAACCAGATCCGCGAGAAGATCGCGTCCCAGCCGGGAGTCACATCCGCGGTCGTCACGGATACTGTCCCGCTCACAGGAGGCGGCCGACGTGATGGCTTCCATGCTGTGGTCAAGCCCAAATCTGATTCGGCAGATTCACAAGGCGCCCCGATTGTGGAGTTGTACATGATCACACCTGGCTATTTTGAGACCATGGGCATACCTCGCCTCGCTGGACGCGATTTCACCAACGAAGCTGAGACGGCTGGCCTCAGGTCCGCCATCGTCAACCAGGCCTTTGCGCAAAAGATATTTGGGTCTGAGAATCCGATCGGTCAGAGCGTGTCTGGCGGTGGTATTACTTATCAAATTATCGGCGTGGTGGGTAACATCAAGTCGCGCACGCTGGGTGAAGAAACTCGGCCTGTTCTATTCCGCTCTCTGGATCAAACCGTTGCTTACGATCCAGCCTTCATGGGGTACTGTATCCTCGTTCGTTCCGAAGGCAATCCAGCGCAGATTGTGAACGTCGTGCGCAGTCAGATTCGCGCTCTTGATCCGGGCATCGCCGTCTATAACATCCAAACCATCCAGGAGCATCTGCGCGATGCATTCTTTCTGCCTCGTCTTGCGGCCACACTTTTTGGAGTCTTCGGCGCGATCGGATTGATTCTTGCAACCGTCGGTCTATACGGAGTCATCAGCTATTCCGTCGGTCGCCGTACTCGCGAAATCGGCATACGCATGGCGCTGGGCGCGCAGGCCGCACAGGTTCAGCAACTGATCCTTCGTCAGGGTATGTTGCTCGCTGCGATTGCCGTAGTCATTGGATTGCCTGCGGCCTTTGCCCTCTCAAAGCTATTTACGAGTGTTCTCTATGGCATTCGGAGCAATGATCCTGTCACGTTCACTCTCGTACCGCTGTTCCTTGCCATGGTTGCGCTATTTGCGTGCTGGCTTCCGGCGCGCCGCGCAGCAAGAGTCAATCCGCAGATCGTTTTGAGGTGTGAATGA
- a CDS encoding ABC transporter permease encodes MIDQRSGDQPKSLPASIRRAFNRFRAFFLKRPLDCDLNEELEAHLGFAIEENVRRGMSAEEARRQAMIRFGGVMQAKELQREARGLPGLDILMQDLIFTLRTLRREHSFTIIAVLILALGIGANIAVFSVVNTILLRPLPFRDPQQLLWMAPAASKCGFSCETYTADAYEEFSEQNHAFQNVAGYFAFSSSDNVKLTGHGQPKPATSIMVTGNFFQMLGIEPTMGRLFEEDETRIGARPVTLLSNAFWRSQYAADPSIVGKAIDMDGTPVTVVGVLPENFDFGSVFSPGAKVDLFTPVILDQIRPWGNTLALVGRIKPSVTVAQAQADANIVTPRLYFSPKYPESLGAYKDRPMKLMTLKEYVSGKLRPPLIVLWCAVGAILLIVCVNLANLMLARAATRTKEFALRLALGAGRIRLLRQLLTESMVLSGAGAVLGLALAFGITYFLAHQGSIALPMLNSVRVDGAVLAWTVGIAVFAAVLFGSVPGLKVSRNNVQEALKDSGPGVSEGTKHERMRSLLVISEVALACVLLVGAGLLLRSFLRVLDVDLGFEPSHAAAIKVDYDGSTPEKVSVIFQQILAEVGAIPGVERAGIVDYLPLERNRSWGSPQIKGKHYAPGELPGAFVYMITPGYFQAMGMRLHGRDFTWADDPKGEQVIVVNQTVARALFPNQDAIGRMVFMNGMDLRIVGVIDDVHEANVEGKPGWQVYFSSLQQKPVGAELVVRTKLPPETLAASVMTKLRQLNPNQPAAEFRMIQTIVDHAVSPRRFFVLLVVSFAVFGVILAALGIYGVISYSVTQRTQEIGIRMALGASVGRVQLGVVGKTIRLALIGIAAGTAASVGVAKGIAALLFGTAPTDPATFGGMILVLGLVALIAGYLPARRASRIDPMVALRNN; translated from the coding sequence GTGATCGATCAACGCTCGGGTGATCAACCAAAGTCACTGCCTGCTTCAATTCGCCGCGCATTCAATCGCTTCCGTGCGTTCTTCCTCAAAAGACCGCTCGACTGCGATCTGAATGAAGAGTTGGAAGCCCACCTGGGCTTTGCGATCGAGGAAAACGTACGCCGCGGCATGTCCGCGGAAGAGGCACGCCGCCAGGCGATGATCCGTTTTGGAGGAGTTATGCAAGCAAAAGAACTTCAGCGCGAAGCCCGTGGCCTGCCCGGCCTCGACATTCTTATGCAGGATTTGATCTTCACGCTTCGCACTCTTCGGCGCGAGCACTCGTTTACAATCATTGCCGTATTAATTCTTGCTCTTGGTATCGGAGCGAACATCGCGGTCTTCAGTGTGGTCAACACCATATTGCTGCGCCCTCTTCCATTTCGCGACCCGCAGCAGTTGCTTTGGATGGCGCCTGCTGCGAGCAAATGCGGCTTTTCGTGCGAGACCTACACGGCGGATGCGTATGAGGAGTTTAGTGAGCAGAATCATGCGTTTCAGAATGTCGCGGGTTACTTCGCATTTTCGTCGAGCGACAATGTGAAACTCACTGGTCATGGTCAGCCCAAGCCCGCAACCAGCATCATGGTAACCGGCAACTTCTTTCAGATGCTCGGTATCGAGCCGACAATGGGCAGACTCTTTGAGGAAGACGAAACCCGCATCGGTGCGCGGCCCGTCACGCTGCTTTCCAATGCCTTCTGGCGCAGTCAGTATGCAGCGGACCCATCGATTGTAGGAAAAGCGATCGACATGGACGGAACGCCTGTAACTGTCGTCGGAGTATTGCCGGAGAATTTCGATTTCGGTTCCGTGTTTTCTCCTGGCGCGAAAGTCGATCTTTTTACTCCGGTGATTCTGGATCAAATACGCCCATGGGGCAATACGCTCGCGCTCGTGGGCCGTATCAAGCCTTCAGTGACCGTGGCGCAGGCGCAGGCGGATGCAAACATTGTCACGCCGCGTTTGTACTTCAGCCCCAAGTATCCCGAATCGCTTGGTGCGTACAAAGATCGCCCGATGAAGCTCATGACTCTGAAGGAGTATGTCAGCGGCAAACTGCGGCCTCCGCTGATCGTGCTATGGTGCGCCGTGGGCGCGATCCTCTTGATCGTATGTGTGAACCTTGCGAATCTGATGTTGGCGCGTGCGGCTACTCGCACCAAGGAGTTTGCCCTGCGGCTGGCTCTCGGAGCTGGGCGCATTCGACTGCTTCGTCAGTTGCTTACAGAGAGCATGGTGCTTTCGGGCGCTGGTGCGGTGCTGGGCCTGGCTCTCGCGTTCGGAATTACATATTTCCTGGCGCATCAAGGTTCTATCGCGCTGCCTATGCTGAACAGCGTGCGTGTAGATGGCGCAGTGCTCGCCTGGACAGTCGGCATAGCAGTCTTCGCGGCGGTCTTGTTCGGCAGTGTCCCTGGGCTCAAGGTCTCACGGAACAATGTGCAGGAGGCGCTTAAGGACTCAGGTCCGGGTGTGAGCGAAGGTACCAAGCACGAAAGAATGCGATCGCTTTTGGTGATCTCGGAGGTCGCACTGGCATGTGTCCTGCTGGTGGGAGCGGGCCTGCTGCTGCGCAGTTTTCTGCGCGTGCTCGACGTCGATTTAGGCTTTGAGCCAAGCCATGCTGCAGCGATCAAAGTGGACTACGACGGTAGCACTCCCGAGAAAGTGAGCGTCATATTTCAGCAGATACTTGCTGAAGTGGGTGCGATTCCTGGAGTTGAACGGGCGGGAATCGTGGATTACCTACCATTGGAACGCAATCGAAGCTGGGGGAGCCCGCAGATTAAGGGAAAGCACTATGCTCCCGGTGAACTTCCCGGAGCCTTCGTCTACATGATTACACCCGGTTACTTCCAGGCAATGGGTATGCGCCTTCACGGCAGGGATTTTACCTGGGCCGACGACCCAAAAGGCGAGCAAGTCATCGTTGTCAATCAGACTGTGGCACGAGCGCTGTTTCCAAATCAGGATGCGATTGGGCGTATGGTCTTCATGAATGGCATGGATCTCCGCATTGTCGGCGTCATTGATGATGTACACGAGGCCAATGTCGAAGGAAAGCCCGGTTGGCAGGTGTATTTCTCTTCCTTGCAACAAAAGCCGGTCGGCGCGGAACTTGTGGTGCGCACGAAGCTGCCGCCGGAGACTCTCGCCGCAAGTGTGATGACTAAGCTGCGACAACTGAATCCCAATCAGCCCGCTGCTGAATTTCGAATGATTCAGACCATCGTCGACCACGCTGTCTCACCACGAAGATTCTTCGTTCTGCTGGTCGTCTCTTTCGCAGTTTTCGGCGTGATTCTTGCCGCGCTTGGCATCTACGGCGTTATCTCGTACTCGGTCACGCAACGTACTCAGGAGATCGGCATTCGCATGGCTCTTGGAGCATCCGTTGGCCGTGTACAGCTTGGAGTTGTTGGCAAGACAATCCGCCTGGCGCTAATCGGCATCGCGGCTGGCACCGCAGCTTCAGTTGGAGTAGCCAAAGGCATCGCCGCGCTGCTCTTTGGTACAGCTCCCACGGATCCCGCGACTTTCGGAGGAATGATTCTTGTGTTAGGACTGGTGGCTTTGATCGCGGGTTATCTACCGGCGCGAAGAGCGTCGCGCATCGACCCGATGGTTGCCCTTCGCAATAACTAA
- a CDS encoding PadR family transcriptional regulator, whose product MTESKLDLLQGTLDLMVLQTLSVMGSQHGYGIARRIEQISDDAVLLNQGTIYASLVRLQHRGWIAAEWGVSDNNRKAKFYSITRAGKKQLAKDAAYWQRLSDLMGRVLTMEAEGGDR is encoded by the coding sequence ATGACGGAATCCAAGTTGGATTTACTCCAGGGAACGCTGGACCTGATGGTTCTGCAAACACTTTCTGTGATGGGGTCGCAGCATGGGTATGGTATCGCCCGTCGCATTGAGCAGATCAGCGATGATGCGGTCTTGCTGAATCAGGGAACCATCTACGCATCGCTTGTCCGGCTTCAGCACCGGGGATGGATTGCCGCCGAATGGGGCGTTTCTGACAACAATCGTAAAGCCAAGTTTTACTCGATCACGCGCGCGGGAAAAAAGCAGTTGGCCAAAGACGCGGCCTACTGGCAGCGGCTCTCTGATTTAATGGGCCGCGTGCTCACCATGGAAGCTGAAGGCGGTGACCGGTGA
- a CDS encoding sensor histidine kinase, with protein MGRFIGVSKNMVYNDPPAYQELDDHLPIASSATQRKRLPLSRSRQRLSFERRLRLWLYLMGIPNLGLIALELNEHHVDASIQWIALPTIVIAWLFVVSLLLEHIIRPLQTLANVIAALRENDYSFRARGGRRNDAMGDLALEINALAGMLQAQRVGAMEAMALVERVMKSMQSPVLAFDPDGRLKLLNAAAERAFNLRPPVGEGRPAAKQNSSKHDLDRLLRAQDNDLLSLSNSQQSARWVVKRTSFRLRGVPHALFVLSDVSEALREEERLAWERLIRVLGHEINNSLTPIKSIAGSLRSRLTGGGDNSDVDDDFARGLEVIEDRAESLNRFLQAYRELMGLPAPRLESVSLASIVRRVAKLETRLVVGVRGTSDVSLLADPDQLAQALINLVRNAAEASLSPDASMMTGNRNGASSETSQAAPCVEISWEIGQDEAVITILDNGPGLTNASNLFVPFYTTKPDGTGIGLVLAQQIALAHSGSVQLINRTDTHGCKACFRLPLFTAIRSDI; from the coding sequence GTGGGGCGCTTTATCGGCGTATCGAAAAATATGGTCTATAACGACCCTCCGGCCTATCAGGAACTCGACGACCATCTGCCAATCGCGTCGTCCGCCACGCAGCGCAAGCGGCTTCCTTTAAGCCGTTCGCGGCAACGGCTCAGCTTTGAGCGGCGGCTTCGCCTTTGGCTTTACCTGATGGGCATTCCGAACCTCGGCCTGATTGCTCTTGAGTTGAATGAGCACCATGTCGATGCGTCGATCCAATGGATCGCTCTACCGACCATTGTGATTGCCTGGCTGTTCGTCGTCTCGCTTTTGCTGGAGCACATTATTCGCCCCTTGCAGACGCTAGCGAACGTGATCGCAGCATTGCGCGAAAACGATTATTCGTTCCGTGCTCGAGGCGGGCGGCGTAACGATGCGATGGGTGATCTGGCGCTGGAAATCAATGCCCTGGCTGGCATGTTGCAGGCACAGCGAGTAGGTGCAATGGAAGCCATGGCACTGGTTGAGCGCGTGATGAAGTCTATGCAGTCACCGGTGCTGGCATTCGATCCGGATGGAAGACTCAAGCTCCTGAATGCAGCAGCTGAACGAGCTTTTAACCTTCGGCCTCCCGTAGGCGAAGGCCGACCCGCCGCAAAACAGAACTCGAGCAAGCACGACCTCGACCGGTTGCTGCGCGCGCAAGACAACGATCTTCTCTCTTTGTCGAACTCGCAGCAGTCGGCGCGCTGGGTCGTCAAGCGTACGAGCTTTCGATTGCGGGGCGTTCCTCACGCGCTCTTTGTACTCTCCGATGTCAGCGAAGCTTTGCGCGAGGAGGAGCGGCTTGCGTGGGAGAGGCTCATTCGCGTGCTTGGGCATGAAATCAATAATTCGCTGACACCGATTAAATCGATTGCGGGGAGCCTGCGCAGCCGTTTGACGGGGGGGGGGGATAACTCTGACGTGGATGACGATTTCGCACGCGGGCTTGAGGTGATTGAGGATCGCGCGGAGTCGTTGAACAGATTTCTGCAAGCATATCGCGAACTGATGGGACTGCCGGCACCAAGGCTCGAATCTGTCTCGCTGGCCTCGATTGTCAGACGTGTGGCTAAGCTTGAAACGCGCCTCGTTGTAGGTGTTCGGGGTACCTCGGATGTGTCTTTGCTGGCCGATCCCGATCAGCTTGCGCAGGCGCTCATCAATCTTGTTCGCAATGCTGCCGAGGCGTCGCTCAGCCCCGACGCGAGTATGATGACCGGCAATCGCAATGGTGCCAGCTCCGAGACATCGCAAGCTGCGCCTTGCGTGGAAATAAGCTGGGAGATAGGCCAGGACGAGGCCGTGATCACGATTCTCGATAATGGACCGGGCTTGACCAATGCCAGTAATCTATTTGTTCCGTTTTACACGACAAAGCCAGATGGTACAGGCATCGGTCTTGTACTTGCGCAACAGATAGCTCTGGCCCACTCCGGTTCGGTGCAACTGATCAATCGGACGGATACTCATGGATGCAAGGCCTGTTTTCGTCTTCCTCTCTTCACTGCCATCCGTTCCGACATCTAA
- a CDS encoding sigma-54-dependent transcriptional regulator, translating into MASGNRTSDGIEKPYKLLIADDQPQILEALRLLLKPEGYQLEMVRTPALLLEALIHESFDGVLIDLNYTRDTTSGQEGMDLVVRIKEIDPQLPVVVMTAWGNIDLAVEAMRRGASDFIQKPWENHRLLSILRTQMELHRSQRRTQWLEAENRILRAPGAPEFIATAESMRQVLDTMSRVGPSDANVLITGEHGTGKEVIAQLLHRLSARAPRMLVAVNTGALPEGTFESELFGHVKGAFTDARTDRIGRFELANGGTLFLDEIANIPIRQQAKILRVLETGELERVGSSRTQQVDVRILSATNANLRQDSAEGRFREDLLFRLNTVEICLPPLRDRREDIPALAGHFLARHATRYRRAIHGIEPAALQLMLQYAWPGNVRELDHTIERAVLMARGERIDAPDLALHTPRVAGAQTMDDMSLEAVEAILIRKALARAGGNVSQAAEALGLSRGALYRRIEKYGL; encoded by the coding sequence ATGGCAAGCGGTAACAGAACGAGTGACGGAATCGAAAAGCCCTATAAGCTTCTCATCGCCGACGATCAGCCTCAAATCCTTGAGGCTCTTCGTCTGCTGCTCAAACCGGAGGGCTACCAACTGGAGATGGTGCGCACTCCCGCTCTGCTGCTCGAAGCTCTCATTCATGAGAGCTTCGACGGCGTTCTCATTGACCTGAATTACACGCGGGATACCACCTCCGGTCAGGAGGGTATGGATCTTGTCGTTCGCATCAAGGAGATTGATCCGCAGCTGCCCGTTGTCGTCATGACTGCCTGGGGCAACATCGATCTCGCAGTGGAAGCGATGCGCCGTGGCGCCAGTGATTTTATTCAGAAGCCGTGGGAGAATCATCGTCTGCTCAGTATTCTGCGGACCCAGATGGAGTTGCATCGCAGCCAGCGACGCACGCAGTGGCTGGAAGCGGAAAATCGCATTCTACGCGCGCCTGGCGCTCCGGAGTTCATTGCGACTGCAGAATCGATGCGCCAGGTGCTGGATACGATGTCGCGCGTTGGTCCTTCGGATGCCAACGTGCTCATTACCGGCGAGCACGGGACGGGCAAAGAGGTGATTGCACAGTTGCTTCATCGCCTTTCGGCGCGTGCACCGCGGATGCTGGTCGCAGTGAATACCGGCGCACTGCCGGAAGGCACCTTCGAGAGCGAACTCTTTGGCCACGTCAAAGGCGCGTTTACCGACGCCCGCACCGACCGCATCGGGCGCTTCGAACTAGCCAATGGCGGCACGCTTTTCCTCGACGAAATTGCCAACATTCCCATCCGGCAACAGGCAAAGATTCTACGTGTGCTTGAGACCGGCGAACTGGAGCGTGTCGGATCTTCGCGAACGCAGCAGGTGGATGTCCGCATCCTTTCGGCGACCAACGCCAATCTTCGCCAGGATAGTGCGGAAGGGCGCTTTCGCGAGGATTTGCTCTTTCGCCTGAATACGGTTGAGATATGTCTGCCTCCGCTGCGAGACCGTCGCGAAGATATCCCCGCGCTTGCAGGCCATTTCCTTGCCCGCCATGCCACTCGATATCGCCGCGCCATTCATGGCATCGAACCAGCGGCTTTGCAATTGATGCTGCAGTATGCGTGGCCCGGGAATGTCCGTGAGCTCGACCACACCATCGAGCGGGCCGTGCTGATGGCTCGCGGCGAGCGTATTGACGCTCCCGATCTTGCATTGCACACGCCGCGCGTCGCAGGTGCGCAGACGATGGACGACATGAGCCTTGAGGCAGTCGAGGCAATTCTGATTCGCAAAGCGCTAGCGCGTGCCGGTGGTAATGTGAGCCAGGCCGCCGAAGCGCTCGGACTCAGTCGTGGGGCGCTTTATCGGCGTATCGAAAAATATGGTCTATAA